The region GGTTAGATTAATCGGACAGATACGTTTTTTGTACTCTATGATTTACTTAACAAGTCCGGCCACGGTAGCACTGACGGCTTTACTTTTTTTTATCGCTATTTTCGGACGCTACGTTCTTTTTTCGTTGGGGTTCTGGTGGCTATTCAACGTCTCGCTGAAAGAGCAGTTTGCTCACCGGGCGGTTCAGACGCGCCCCCGGAAAGCCGGGCAGGATTGGCATGAAATAGGCTGGTCGGTTGTTACATCGCTGATTTTTACGGGTATTGCAATTGGGGTCATCTACGCCTACCAGCTTGGCTATACCCAGATTTATACCGATATACATGCCTATCCATTACTGTGGTATCCGGCCAGCATTCTGTTAGTACTCTTCATTCATGAGACGTACTACTATTGGCTGCACCGATGGATGCACCGGCCGGGCGTTTATAAACTGGTTCACAAAACCCACCACGACAGCATTACAACCTCGCCCTGGACCGCCTTTTCGTTTCATCCGACCGAAAGCACATTACAGGCAATTGTCATTCCGGCCCTTACATTCATTTTACCGCTGCACATATCAGCAGTAGGGCTTATTTTGATAATTATGACCATGTCGAGCGCCATAAATCACCTGAATACAGAAATTTATCCGCAGGATTTTAACCGGCACTGGCTGGGTCGATGGCTCATTGGAGCAACCCACCATAGTCTTCATCATACCCAGTTCAGGTTCAATTACGGCCTATATTTCACCTTCTGGGACAAATGGATGAACACCGAAAGCCCGGACTATCATCGCTTGTTTGGGGAGAAGAGTAAGAAAACAGTAGGATCAGTAGTAGAAGCGAGGAGTGAAGAGTGAGGAGTTGCTGACGCCAGTAGTATTCTCGCGTCAGCAACTCCTCGCTTCTAACTCCAAACTCCTACATACTGACACTGGCCTACTTACTCCGGTCAATTGTATACTGAACCAGTTTGTGAAGGGAGGAGCGATAGACGGAATCGGGGAAATCATTTAATAGTGCCTGAGCCTGAGCCACGTAGTCGTTCATTGCTCCGGTAGCGTACTCAATGCCACCGGACTTTTTCACAAAGTCGATTACTTCATTAACTTTTTTCGGCTTCTCGCTTTCGTTCTTGATGATATTGATGATTCGCCGTTTTTCCAGGTAACCCGCTTTGTTCAGGGCGTAGATAAGGGGCAGGGTCATCTTTTTCTCTTTGATATCGATACCCAGCGGCTTGCCCACTTCGGCTGTCCCGTAATCGAACAGATCGTCTTTGATCTGAAATGCAATGCCAACCTTCTCGCCGAAAGCATGGGCCTTCTCAACCACTTGCGGGTCTATACCAGCCGATCTGGCACCTACGGCGCAACAGGCGGCAATAAGTGAAGCCGTTTTCTGGCGAATGATCTCGTAGTATATATCTTCTGTGATGTCGAGCCGACGGGCTTTATAGAGCTGTAATAGCTCACCTTCGCTCAGCTCCCGCACGGCGGTGGACACAATCCGAAGCAGGTCGAAGTCGTTGTTATCGACAGACAGCAACAGCCCGCGCGACAGCAGATAGTCGCCCACCAATACGGCCACTTTGTTTTTCCAGAGTGCGTTGATGGAAAAAAAACCCCGACGATAGTTCGACTCATCGACCACGTCGTCGTGAACAAGCGTGGCGGTGTGGAGTAACTCAATTAACGACGCTCCACGATAAGTGGCTTCTGTGATGGAACCGCATACACCGGCCATCAGGAACACAAACATTGGACGCAATTGCTTGCCTTTCCGCTTCACGATGTAATTCATGATTTGGTCCAGCAGCATGACGTCGCTTTTCATTTGCCCTTTAAACTTCTGCTCAAATAAGTCCATTTCAGCAGCAATCGGGGCTTGTATCTCGGCGACGGTAATAGCCATGAAGAAGTTATCAGTCAATAGCCGTAGTCAATTAGCAGGAAGCGCAGGCTATTGCTTATAATAATGACTCTCGACTAAATTTCCAGCAAGTATAGTAAGGAAAGTGCAGACGCCGAAAAAGCGTTTTAGAAAACAGGGCGTCGGTTTCATAACTATCCGTGTGTCAATTCGTTTTGATTATTAGTTGAAAAACATCAACTTTCCACTCTTATGATCTTATAACGCTACCTGCTATAGGTGTATATGATTGACAACCCTACCCCGCCCCTTCCCCATCCGGCAGCTATTTCCACCACGCCCCAGTCGTCCATGCGGGCTCTCGTCCTGGGCGGGGGGTCACTTAAAGGAGCATTTCAGGTAGGGGCCGTAATGGCTCTTTTCGAGTCAGGTTTTGTACCCGATCAGCTTTATGGTATTTCGGTGGGTAGTCTGAACGCTACCTTTATTGCCCACGAAGCTGCGCGTCAGCAAGCGGCAACCGGAC is a window of Spirosoma linguale DSM 74 DNA encoding:
- a CDS encoding fatty acid hydroxylase (PFAM: fatty acid hydroxylase~KEGG: bba:Bd1729 sterol desaturase family protein), with the protein product MIYLTSPATVALTALLFFIAIFGRYVLFSLGFWWLFNVSLKEQFAHRAVQTRPRKAGQDWHEIGWSVVTSLIFTGIAIGVIYAYQLGYTQIYTDIHAYPLLWYPASILLVLFIHETYYYWLHRWMHRPGVYKLVHKTHHDSITTSPWTAFSFHPTESTLQAIVIPALTFILPLHISAVGLILIIMTMSSAINHLNTEIYPQDFNRHWLGRWLIGATHHSLHHTQFRFNYGLYFTFWDKWMNTESPDYHRLFGEKSKKTVGSVVEARSEE
- a CDS encoding Trans-hexaprenyltranstransferase (PFAM: Polyprenyl synthetase~KEGG: gbm:Gbem_3415 polyprenyl synthetase), with the translated sequence MAITVAEIQAPIAAEMDLFEQKFKGQMKSDVMLLDQIMNYIVKRKGKQLRPMFVFLMAGVCGSITEATYRGASLIELLHTATLVHDDVVDESNYRRGFFSINALWKNKVAVLVGDYLLSRGLLLSVDNNDFDLLRIVSTAVRELSEGELLQLYKARRLDITEDIYYEIIRQKTASLIAACCAVGARSAGIDPQVVEKAHAFGEKVGIAFQIKDDLFDYGTAEVGKPLGIDIKEKKMTLPLIYALNKAGYLEKRRIINIIKNESEKPKKVNEVIDFVKKSGGIEYATGAMNDYVAQAQALLNDFPDSVYRSSLHKLVQYTIDRSK